In Populus nigra chromosome 1, ddPopNigr1.1, whole genome shotgun sequence, one genomic interval encodes:
- the LOC133682545 gene encoding transcription termination factor MTERF5, chloroplastic-like: MANHVPLRSLLLLSLIQKRFLKTSASPSSFKVQYLIDSCGLPSQLALSTYQKLQHDKKNLPNAYSVLQYLKAHDFSNTHISKLIDKYPRVLQVRVESNLKPKFDFFTENGFVGQLLPQLILSNPSVLRRALDSQIKPCFELLNSLLGCKENLVVALKRASWLLTVNLKVVIQPNVDLLIKEGLPLDRVAKLILWQPRAVLQKMDRMVYALHALKSMGLDVEDNIFIHALRVRIQLPETTWKKKIEGMKSLQWSEEEILGAFKRYPPILALSEKKIRSSMDFFINTMELERQNIIACPLFLGYSIDKRVRPRYNVIKVLKSKKLISRDKKMTTLLTINEKNFLTNYVHRYVDVVPGLLDLYMGNGKTKKKDS, encoded by the coding sequence ATGGCTAACCACGTACCCCTCAGAAGCCTACTCCTGCTCTCTCTGATTCAAAAACGTTTCTTGAAAACATCTGCTTCACCGTCATCATTTAAGGTTCAATACCTCATCGATTCATGCGGGCTTCCTTCACAGTTGGCCCTTTCAACTTACCAGAAGCTCCAACACGACAAGAAGAACCTCCCAAATGCTTATTCTGTGCTTCAGTACTTGAAAGCTCATGACTTTAGCAACACCCACATTTCCAAACTAATCGACAAGTATCCCCGAGTCCTTCAAGTCAGAGTGGAAAGCAATCTAAAACCCAAATTCGACTTCTTCACTGAAAATGGGTTTGTGGGTCAGCTTCTGCCTCAGCTTATTCTATCAAATCCGTCTGTTTTGAGAAGAGCTTTAGATTCTCAAATAAAACCATGCTTTGAGTTATTGAACTCACTTCTTGGTTGTAAGGAGAACCTTGTAGTGGCTCTTAAGCGTGCTTCTTGGCTGTTGACGGTGAATCTTAAGGTTGTTATTCAACCAAATGTTGATTTGTTGATTAAAGAGGGATTGCCTCTTGATAGGGTTGCAAAGCTAATTCTCTGGCAACCAAGAGCTGTACTACAAAAGATGGACAGGATGGTTTATGCATTACATGCTCTTAAGAGTATGGGCCTTGATGTAGAGGATAATATCTTTATACATGCTCTTCGCGTGAGGATACAGTTGCCTGAAACgacttggaagaagaaaattgaagggATGAAGAGTTTGCAGTGGAGTGAAGAGGAGATTTTGGGGGCTTTTAAGCGCTACCCCCCAATACTAGCATTGTCAGAGAAGAAAATCAGGAGTTCAATGGATTTCTTTATCAATACAATGGAGCTGGAGAGACAAAACATAATTGCCTGTCCCCTTTTTCTTGGCTATTCAATTGATAAAAGGGTTCGTCCAAGGTATAATGTTATAAAGGTTTTGAAGTCGAAGAAGCTGATAAGTAGAGACAAGAAGATGACTACTTTGCTAACAATAAACGAGAAGAATTTCTTGACAAATTATGTCCACAGGTATGTAGATGTAGTCCCTGGTTTATTGGATCTGTACATGGGTAATGGtaagacaaaaaagaaagatagtTGA